Part of the Sphingopyxis sp. 113P3 genome, TGCTGGCCTCGAGACGGAGCGCGGACATGCGCGTGCGGATCGCTTCCATTTCGAGGCTGCCCTCCAAATTCAGAAGCTCAAGCTTGGCGCGCTCGCGCGCCTCGGGGTCGGGGATGATCCTGTCGATAATCCTGGCGAGGGGGCCGATCAGGCCTTCGATGTTGCTCATAGCGATGTCCTTGCTCTTGAAAAAATAGTCCTCGGGCCGGGCTCAATGCGCCGTCAGCCACTCGCGAGCCGCCTCGCGAGCCACCCGTAGAGAAAGGCCTCCTGGCTCGGGCGGCGCTCGGCGAGCGCGATGTAGCGTTCGCCTTTCAGGGCCTCGATCGCGCGTAGCAGCACAATCTCGCCCGCGGAGCCGCGTCTCCCCAACAAGCCGTCGAGTGCGAAGAGGCTGCGCGGTCCGATCATGCGGTCGACTGCGATATCGGGATAATCGCGTGCGCCGCGATTGAGCGCATTGAGCGAGCGCTGGAGGAAGCCTGCGGCAACCGAGGCGCCCATGTGAACGGCGATATCGAAGAGCTCGGCCGCGACCATGGGCGCGCGCAGCGCGACCCGGTCGA contains:
- a CDS encoding glycoside hydrolase family 108 protein: MIDALIDREGRYVNHPADRGGATCWGITEAVARAEGYAGEMRDLARETAATIYRNVYWQAPGLDRVALRAPMVAAELFDIAVHMGASVAAGFLQRSLNALNRGARDYPDIAVDRMIGPRSLFALDGLLGRRGSAGEIVLLRAIEALKGERYIALAERRPSQEAFLYGWLARRLASG